Proteins encoded in a region of the Salmo trutta chromosome 34, fSalTru1.1, whole genome shotgun sequence genome:
- the eomesa gene encoding eomesodermin homolog a isoform X2: protein MQLENILPSASNINLPKTFYNLTSSDSANNSPGPSQIEYQVDRTESEPRNGPNKYLSGVGNAMMGEGEGDAFTGTKATPDGRKGSPMVGQTGTVYSGSNGSRYSSLHYGSVLPPTGFSSSVCTSRSQFGSSYQFGQGPGCLYPSYPGTGSCIGSMALPGSTPGARAQVYLCNRPLWLKFHRFQTEMIITKQGRRMFPFLSFNITGLNLTAHYNVFVEVVLADPNHWRFQGGKWVTCGKADNNMQGNKMYVHPESPNTGAHWMRQEISFGKLKLTNNKGANNNNTQMIVLQSLHKYQPRLHIVEVTEEGVEDVGSEAKTQTFTFPENQFIAVTAYQNTDITQLKIDHNPFAKGFRDNYDSMYTAPEGDRLTPSPTASPRSHQIVPGARYAMQPFFQDQFVNNLPQNRFYTGERAVPQTNSLLSPQAEDVGASSAQRWFVTPVQQSGSNKLDLSYDQDYSASSLLSYGIKPLPLQTSHALSYYPDSAFASMAASWGTRSTYQRKMTTGLPWSPRPSPPAFTDDQLAASKDKLPEESTAASTWIETSHSLKSVDSNDSGVYSMVCKRRRMSPGGSSTENSPTIKCEDLTTAEEFNKDNPKGMGYYAFYTSP, encoded by the exons ATGCAGCTAGAGAATATTCTTCCCAGCGCATCAAATATCAACTTACCCAAGACTTTTTACAACCTCACATCATCAGATAGTGCAAACAATAGCCCGGGGCCATCGCAGATCGAATATCAAGTTGACCGGACAGAATCCGAACCAAGGAACGGTCCTAATAAATATTTGAGCGGAGTGGGGAACGCCATGATGGGTGAGGGAGAGGGCGACGCCTTCACTGGGACTAAAGCTACCCCAGACGGAAGAAAAGGCTCACCGATGGTCG GACAAACGGGGACAGTGTACAGCGGGTCAAATGGATCCAGGTATTCCTCCCTTCATTACGGATCGGTCCTGCCACCGACGGGGTTTTCGTCCTCCGTGTGCACTAGCCGGAGTCAGTTTGGCAGCAGCTACCAGTTCGGCCAGGGTCCAGGATGCCTGTACCCCTCCTATCCGGGAACGGGTTCATGTATTGGTTCCATGGCTCTCCCGGGGTCCACACCGGGAGCGAGGGCTCAAGTTTATCTCTGCAACCGGCCCCTGTGGCTCAAGTTTCACCGATTCCAGACCGAGATGATCATCACGAAACAGGGCAG GCGGATGTTTCCATTTCTCAGTTTCAACATCACTGGACTGAACTTGACGGCGCATTATAACGTGTTTGTTGAGGTCGTGTTGGCCGACCCAAATCACTGGCGATTTCAAGGAGGAAAGTGGGTTACTTGTGGGAAAGCAGACAACAACATGCAAG GTAACAAGATGTATGTTCATCCTGAATCCCCAAACACTGGCGCTCACTGGATGAGGCAAGAGATCTCCTTCGGCAAACTGAAGCTGACCAACAATAAAGGGGCAAACAATAATAACACACAG ATGATTGTCTTGCAGTCTCTTCATAAATACCAGCCTCGGCTCCACATCGTGGAGGTCACAGAAGAGGGAGTGGAGGACGTAGGCAGTGAGGCTAAGACACAGACTTTTACCTTCCCAGAGAACCAGTTCATCGCAGTCACTGCCTACCAGAATACAGAC ATCACACAGCTTAAAATCGACCACAACCCCTTTGCTAAAGGCTTCAGAGACAACTATGACTC GATGTATACAGCACCAGAGGGTGACAGGCTGACTCCCTCCCCGACAGCCTCCCCTCGCTCTCACCAGATTGTGCCGGGTGCCCGCTATGCCATGCAGCCCTTCTTCCAGGACCAGTTTGTCAACAACCTGCCCCAGAACCGCTTCTACACCGGGGAGCGGGCTGTGCCCCAGACCAACAGTCTCCTCTCCCCCCAGGCCGAAGACGTCGGGGCCAGCTCGGCTCAGCGCTGGTTCGTCACCCCGGTCCAGCAGTCAGGCTCCAACAAACTGGACCTGTCCTACGACCAGGACTACTCAGCCAGCAGTTTGCTGTCCTACGGCATCAAGCCCCTGCCCCTCCAGACCTCCCATGCCCTCAGCTACTACCCCGACTCGGCTTTCGCCTCAATGGCGGCCAGCTGGGGCACCAGAAGCACTTACCAGAGAAAGATGACCACAGGCCTGCCCTGGTCCCCTCGGCCCAGCCCCCCAGCCTTCACAGACGACCAACTGGCTGCTAGCAAAGACAAGCTGCCCGAGGAGAGCACCGCAGCCTCCACCTGGATCGAGACCTCCCACTCGCTGAAATCTGTGGACTCTAACGATTCGGGCGTGTACTCCATGGTCTGCAAGAGACGCCGGATGTCACCTGGTGGGTCGAGCACAGAGAACTCGCCCACCATCAAGTGTGAGGACTTGACCACAGCGGAAGAGTTCAACAAAGACAACCCCAAAGGCATGGGCTACTATGCCTTCTACACAAGCCCCTAA
- the eomesa gene encoding eomesodermin homolog a isoform X1 translates to MQLENILPSASNINLPKTFYNLTSSDSANNSPGPSQIEYQVDRTESEPRNGPNKYLSGVGNAMMGEGEGDAFTGTKATPDGRKGSPMVGEDDLSTGRRYNIDELGSDRYFISSSQTSSDMANPCSLFPYAGQTGTVYSGSNGSRYSSLHYGSVLPPTGFSSSVCTSRSQFGSSYQFGQGPGCLYPSYPGTGSCIGSMALPGSTPGARAQVYLCNRPLWLKFHRFQTEMIITKQGRRMFPFLSFNITGLNLTAHYNVFVEVVLADPNHWRFQGGKWVTCGKADNNMQGNKMYVHPESPNTGAHWMRQEISFGKLKLTNNKGANNNNTQMIVLQSLHKYQPRLHIVEVTEEGVEDVGSEAKTQTFTFPENQFIAVTAYQNTDITQLKIDHNPFAKGFRDNYDSMYTAPEGDRLTPSPTASPRSHQIVPGARYAMQPFFQDQFVNNLPQNRFYTGERAVPQTNSLLSPQAEDVGASSAQRWFVTPVQQSGSNKLDLSYDQDYSASSLLSYGIKPLPLQTSHALSYYPDSAFASMAASWGTRSTYQRKMTTGLPWSPRPSPPAFTDDQLAASKDKLPEESTAASTWIETSHSLKSVDSNDSGVYSMVCKRRRMSPGGSSTENSPTIKCEDLTTAEEFNKDNPKGMGYYAFYTSP, encoded by the exons ATGCAGCTAGAGAATATTCTTCCCAGCGCATCAAATATCAACTTACCCAAGACTTTTTACAACCTCACATCATCAGATAGTGCAAACAATAGCCCGGGGCCATCGCAGATCGAATATCAAGTTGACCGGACAGAATCCGAACCAAGGAACGGTCCTAATAAATATTTGAGCGGAGTGGGGAACGCCATGATGGGTGAGGGAGAGGGCGACGCCTTCACTGGGACTAAAGCTACCCCAGACGGAAGAAAAGGCTCACCGATGGTCGGTGAGGATGACCTGTCCACTGGCCGGCGGTACAACATAGATGAACTTGGCTCTGACAGATATTTCATCTCGTCCTCTCAGACGAGCTCCGATATGGCAAACCCGTGTTCCCTCTTTCCATACGCAGGACAAACGGGGACAGTGTACAGCGGGTCAAATGGATCCAGGTATTCCTCCCTTCATTACGGATCGGTCCTGCCACCGACGGGGTTTTCGTCCTCCGTGTGCACTAGCCGGAGTCAGTTTGGCAGCAGCTACCAGTTCGGCCAGGGTCCAGGATGCCTGTACCCCTCCTATCCGGGAACGGGTTCATGTATTGGTTCCATGGCTCTCCCGGGGTCCACACCGGGAGCGAGGGCTCAAGTTTATCTCTGCAACCGGCCCCTGTGGCTCAAGTTTCACCGATTCCAGACCGAGATGATCATCACGAAACAGGGCAG GCGGATGTTTCCATTTCTCAGTTTCAACATCACTGGACTGAACTTGACGGCGCATTATAACGTGTTTGTTGAGGTCGTGTTGGCCGACCCAAATCACTGGCGATTTCAAGGAGGAAAGTGGGTTACTTGTGGGAAAGCAGACAACAACATGCAAG GTAACAAGATGTATGTTCATCCTGAATCCCCAAACACTGGCGCTCACTGGATGAGGCAAGAGATCTCCTTCGGCAAACTGAAGCTGACCAACAATAAAGGGGCAAACAATAATAACACACAG ATGATTGTCTTGCAGTCTCTTCATAAATACCAGCCTCGGCTCCACATCGTGGAGGTCACAGAAGAGGGAGTGGAGGACGTAGGCAGTGAGGCTAAGACACAGACTTTTACCTTCCCAGAGAACCAGTTCATCGCAGTCACTGCCTACCAGAATACAGAC ATCACACAGCTTAAAATCGACCACAACCCCTTTGCTAAAGGCTTCAGAGACAACTATGACTC GATGTATACAGCACCAGAGGGTGACAGGCTGACTCCCTCCCCGACAGCCTCCCCTCGCTCTCACCAGATTGTGCCGGGTGCCCGCTATGCCATGCAGCCCTTCTTCCAGGACCAGTTTGTCAACAACCTGCCCCAGAACCGCTTCTACACCGGGGAGCGGGCTGTGCCCCAGACCAACAGTCTCCTCTCCCCCCAGGCCGAAGACGTCGGGGCCAGCTCGGCTCAGCGCTGGTTCGTCACCCCGGTCCAGCAGTCAGGCTCCAACAAACTGGACCTGTCCTACGACCAGGACTACTCAGCCAGCAGTTTGCTGTCCTACGGCATCAAGCCCCTGCCCCTCCAGACCTCCCATGCCCTCAGCTACTACCCCGACTCGGCTTTCGCCTCAATGGCGGCCAGCTGGGGCACCAGAAGCACTTACCAGAGAAAGATGACCACAGGCCTGCCCTGGTCCCCTCGGCCCAGCCCCCCAGCCTTCACAGACGACCAACTGGCTGCTAGCAAAGACAAGCTGCCCGAGGAGAGCACCGCAGCCTCCACCTGGATCGAGACCTCCCACTCGCTGAAATCTGTGGACTCTAACGATTCGGGCGTGTACTCCATGGTCTGCAAGAGACGCCGGATGTCACCTGGTGGGTCGAGCACAGAGAACTCGCCCACCATCAAGTGTGAGGACTTGACCACAGCGGAAGAGTTCAACAAAGACAACCCCAAAGGCATGGGCTACTATGCCTTCTACACAAGCCCCTAA